The DNA window GTCGAGGTTCGGCAATGCAATAAGCATGTAGGTTCCGCGCGGCCAAATATGAAGCGCATTGCTGTTTATCACATACTCGCCATTCGGGCCGGCTGGAATGGTCAACTCTTTATAACCATGCTCGATGTAGTGCTGCGAATAATTGAAACGCCGCCCGTGCATCATGTCAAAGCGAATTGCAGAGGCTGAGCCATCAACGGCGATCACCGTCTGCGCCGGCAGCAGAGACTCGGCGCCGGAAATTTGATGGCGAAATTTCACTTCATTTTTTTCAAAATCCATGCCGGTGCAGCGCATATTGAAATGAAAGGCGACATTGGGATACTTCTCCGCCTCATGGATCAATGCGATATTCAAATTTGCGCGCGATACGGAATAAATCGCTTCACTCTCGTCTTTGCCGTAGGGTTGAAATGTCAATTCGCCGTCGAGGGCGTGCATCATGCGGCCCCGCATCGGCACCGCAATCTTCATGATGCTGTCATAAATGCCCACTTCGCGCAAGGCATGAAAGCCGCGCACCGAAAGCGCAAGATTGATCGAGCGTCCGCCGCCGGTTTTTACTCGGCGCATATCGGAACGGCGTTCATAAATCTCAACCTGCAAGCCCCGGCGCGCCAGATAAATCGCCAATAACGGGCCGGCCAGACCGCCGCCAATCAATGTTAACTTATTTGTTGCAGTCTTTTTTGTCATATGAATTCCCCTGTGCCTATTTGATTAAAGACTGCCGCGCACAGCGCCGGCGAAACGATAAACATCCAAAAACGTGTTATACAACGGCACCGGCGCGACGCGAATAACGTCAGGCTCTCGCCAATCGCAAATAAAATTTCTCGCCAACAATGCTTGAAACAAGGCGCCGCCGTCATTTTTGACTCGCAACGACAATTGCGCGCCTCTTTGATTTTTA is part of the Cytophagia bacterium CHB2 genome and encodes:
- a CDS encoding FAD-dependent monooxygenase: MTKKTATNKLTLIGGGLAGPLLAIYLARRGLQVEIYERRSDMRRVKTGGGRSINLALSVRGFHALREVGIYDSIMKIAVPMRGRMMHALDGELTFQPYGKDESEAIYSVSRANLNIALIHEAEKYPNVAFHFNMRCTGMDFEKNEVKFRHQISGAESLLPAQTVIAVDGSASAIRFDMMHGRRFNYSQHYIEHGYKELTIPAGPNGEYVINSNALHIWPRGTYMLIALPNLDGSFTYIFFFPFEGDPSFASLSSDEKVAAFFRQQFGDVAPLMPNLVQEYFSNPTGAMVTTKCAPWHINGKMALLGDAAHAIVPFFGQGVNCAFEDCTMMNECIAKYGTDWENVFSEYEKLRKVNSDAIADLALENFVEMRDLVADERFLFRKKVEQMLEQRYPQIFIPKYSMVTFHRIPYLVALSRGKIQNEILAELCRDVSDLRALDWQRADHLIHKRLTPIAKA